A single Comamonas sp. NLF-1-9 DNA region contains:
- the hutI gene encoding imidazolonepropionase codes for MQKLWRNARLATLAAEDWGLVEKGAVVTEGERIEWLGPLSALPRELRPAQEIDLAGALLTPGLVDCHTHLVYGGDRAGEAEMRLNGASYEEIARAGGGIRSTVAATRAASEEALAHSARQRAQALMAGGVTTLEIKSGYGLSLQDEAKCLRVARRLGRELALEVRTSFLGAHALAPEFEGRADDYIDAVCAWLPALHAQNLVDAVDAFCETIGFSSAQVARVFETARSLGLPVKLHAEQLSDQGGAQLAASFGALSADHLEHLSSEGIAAMQAAGTVAVLLPAAYYMLRETRQPPIAELRAAGVPMAVASDHNPGTAPGLSLLLAAHMACAFFRLTPREAVGGITHQAARALGLADRGMLRPGLRADFALWELNHPNELVYWFGHNPCRLVVQGGRERG; via the coding sequence ATGCAAAAACTCTGGCGCAATGCACGACTGGCGACGTTGGCCGCTGAAGACTGGGGCCTGGTGGAGAAGGGCGCGGTCGTCACCGAGGGTGAACGGATCGAGTGGCTCGGCCCGCTCTCGGCCTTGCCTCGCGAGCTGCGGCCGGCGCAGGAGATCGATCTTGCCGGCGCGCTGCTCACGCCCGGACTGGTCGACTGCCACACGCATCTGGTCTACGGGGGTGACCGCGCGGGCGAAGCCGAGATGCGCCTGAACGGCGCCAGCTACGAGGAGATCGCGCGCGCCGGTGGCGGCATACGCTCTACCGTGGCGGCCACGCGCGCCGCATCGGAAGAGGCGCTGGCGCACAGCGCGCGCCAGCGCGCGCAGGCGCTGATGGCCGGCGGCGTGACCACGCTGGAGATCAAGTCCGGCTACGGCCTGTCGCTGCAAGACGAGGCCAAGTGCCTGCGCGTGGCGCGGCGCCTCGGGCGCGAGCTTGCGCTCGAGGTGCGCACCAGCTTCCTCGGCGCGCATGCGCTGGCGCCGGAGTTCGAGGGCCGCGCCGACGACTACATCGACGCGGTGTGCGCCTGGTTGCCCGCTCTGCATGCCCAGAACCTGGTCGATGCGGTCGATGCCTTCTGCGAAACCATAGGCTTCAGCAGCGCCCAGGTGGCCCGGGTGTTCGAGACTGCACGCTCCCTGGGCCTGCCGGTCAAGCTGCACGCCGAGCAGCTCAGCGACCAGGGCGGCGCGCAGCTTGCGGCGTCCTTCGGCGCGCTCTCCGCCGACCACCTCGAGCACCTGAGCAGCGAAGGCATCGCGGCGATGCAGGCCGCGGGCACCGTCGCGGTGCTGCTGCCAGCCGCCTACTACATGCTGCGCGAAACACGCCAGCCGCCGATTGCCGAATTGCGCGCCGCAGGCGTGCCGATGGCGGTGGCCAGCGACCACAACCCGGGCACCGCGCCCGGTCTGTCGCTGCTGCTGGCCGCGCACATGGCGTGCGCTTTTTTCCGGCTCACGCCGCGCGAGGCCGTGGGCGGCATCACCCACCAGGCGGCGCGCGCGCTGGGCCTGGCAGATCGCGGCATGCTGCGACCGGGCCTGCGTGCCGACTTTGCGCTGTGGGAGCTCAACCACCCGAACGAACTCGTCTACTGGTTCGGGCACAACCCCTGCCGCCTGGTAGTGCAAGGCGGGCGCGAGCGCGGCTGA
- a CDS encoding response regulator — MMISAEVSPIAAPEPRAGAERRLRTYLVEDNPTIRESLQAALDELVGITLVGFASDERSASDALLHPQTDWDLAIVDIALHEGTGFGVLQACKERDSGRKMVVLSNYATPAVRERCLALGADAVFDKSTDIDALIDYCRGLPQER; from the coding sequence ATGATGATCTCAGCCGAAGTTTCTCCCATCGCCGCCCCGGAACCCAGGGCCGGCGCCGAGCGCCGCCTGCGCACCTACCTGGTCGAAGACAATCCGACGATTCGCGAGAGTCTGCAGGCCGCGCTGGACGAACTCGTGGGCATTACGCTGGTCGGCTTTGCCAGCGACGAGCGCAGCGCCAGCGACGCACTGCTGCACCCGCAGACCGACTGGGATCTGGCCATCGTGGACATCGCCCTGCACGAGGGCACGGGCTTTGGCGTGCTGCAAGCCTGCAAGGAGCGCGACAGCGGACGCAAGATGGTGGTGCTGAGCAACTACGCTACGCCTGCGGTACGCGAACGCTGCCTGGCGCTGGGCGCGGACGCGGTGTTCGACAAGTCCACCGACATCGATGCGCTGATCGACTACTGCCGCGGCCTGCCTCAGGAGCGCTGA
- a CDS encoding response regulator transcription factor yields the protein MITIGIVDDHAIVRTGLRQFLSEQVDLRVVGEAASAREAIDLVRNTEMDVMLLDLSMPGASGMDALTMVRAKAPDLGILVLSSYSEEHYAINLIRMGVNGYLNKECDPQEIVTAVRTIAAGNRYISANVAALLAQQLSNPGEGPVHEQLSERELQVFLHLARGATVGEIAETLSLSVKTISTYRARVLEKMQLHSNSDLTYYALKNHLIQ from the coding sequence ATGATCACGATAGGCATTGTGGACGATCACGCCATCGTGCGCACGGGTCTGCGGCAGTTTCTCTCGGAGCAGGTTGACCTGCGCGTGGTCGGCGAAGCGGCAAGCGCGCGCGAAGCCATAGACCTGGTGCGCAACACCGAAATGGACGTGATGCTGCTGGACCTGTCCATGCCCGGCGCCAGCGGCATGGACGCGCTCACCATGGTGCGCGCCAAGGCGCCGGACCTGGGCATTCTGGTGCTTTCCTCCTACTCCGAAGAGCACTACGCGATCAATCTGATCCGCATGGGCGTCAACGGCTACCTGAACAAGGAATGCGATCCGCAGGAGATCGTCACCGCGGTGCGCACCATCGCGGCGGGCAACCGCTACATATCGGCCAACGTGGCGGCGCTGCTGGCGCAGCAACTGAGCAACCCGGGTGAGGGACCGGTGCATGAACAGCTCTCGGAACGTGAGCTGCAGGTCTTTCTGCACCTGGCGCGTGGCGCCACCGTGGGCGAGATCGCCGAGACCCTGTCGCTCTCGGTCAAGACCATCAGCACCTACCGCGCGCGCGTGCTCGAGAAAATGCAGCTGCACTCCAACAGCGACCTGACTTATTACGCGCTCAAGAACCACCTGATCCAGTGA
- a CDS encoding histidine kinase: MQPGHDVLNAPAPAAAPRRLRGTRSLRVALVIAVTCAVALLALINQSYQKFIDLNGERIDVQAVRESVDAINNQLDIAESALRAILLTDEPVYHQRFDRTEGHVQELLAQLSTSAARTPLDAGPLMAFGADARRRMTELSRVVQLARGGKPEAALFAGTSDAAADLRASGERIMADADALIADKNRDFASFVNYFRLAFLAAVMALLSGFVLYIQQRFRLREADLHERQLLLAQRSELESEVRRRTQALAMLATYLQEAVENERARLARELHDELGALMTAAKLDVARLRSRLAGEPEQVRERLEHLRDSLNQAIALKRRIMEGLYPSALRNLGLVPALEILLREFGEASGLQMQVRLQAVELDPGAELTVYRMVQEALTNVGKYARASRVSVDMHADAGRVRVSVCDDGVGFDPEALTHGTHGLAGMRHRLLSCGGELQLKTHPGAGCELIALIPSSAAAPA, translated from the coding sequence ATGCAGCCAGGCCATGACGTGCTGAATGCGCCTGCCCCCGCAGCCGCGCCGCGGCGCCTGCGCGGCACCCGCTCGCTGCGCGTGGCGCTGGTGATCGCGGTCACCTGTGCGGTAGCGCTGCTGGCGCTGATCAACCAGTCCTACCAGAAGTTCATTGACTTGAACGGCGAGCGCATCGACGTTCAGGCGGTGCGTGAGTCGGTCGACGCAATCAACAACCAGCTCGACATTGCCGAGTCGGCGCTGCGCGCGATCCTGCTGACCGACGAGCCGGTCTACCACCAGCGCTTTGACCGCACCGAAGGGCATGTGCAGGAGTTGCTCGCGCAGCTCAGCACCAGCGCCGCGCGCACCCCCTTGGATGCGGGGCCACTGATGGCGTTTGGCGCCGACGCGCGCCGGCGCATGACCGAGCTGTCGCGCGTGGTGCAGCTCGCGCGCGGCGGCAAGCCCGAGGCGGCGCTGTTCGCCGGCACCTCCGACGCCGCGGCGGATCTGCGCGCCAGCGGCGAGCGCATCATGGCCGACGCCGACGCCCTCATCGCCGACAAGAACCGCGACTTTGCGAGCTTCGTCAACTACTTCCGGCTCGCCTTCCTGGCTGCGGTCATGGCGCTGCTCAGCGGCTTCGTGCTGTACATCCAGCAGCGCTTTCGCCTACGCGAGGCCGACCTGCACGAGCGCCAGCTGCTGCTCGCGCAGCGCAGCGAGCTGGAGAGCGAGGTGCGCCGGCGCACGCAGGCGCTGGCCATGCTCGCGACTTATCTGCAGGAAGCGGTAGAGAACGAGCGCGCCCGCCTGGCGCGCGAGCTGCACGATGAACTCGGGGCCTTGATGACCGCCGCCAAGCTGGACGTGGCGCGCCTGCGCTCGCGCCTGGCGGGCGAGCCCGAACAGGTGCGCGAGCGCCTGGAGCACCTCAGGGACAGCCTGAACCAGGCCATAGCACTGAAGCGGCGCATCATGGAGGGCCTTTACCCTTCGGCGCTGCGCAACCTCGGGCTGGTGCCGGCGCTGGAGATACTGCTGCGCGAGTTTGGCGAGGCCTCGGGGTTGCAGATGCAGGTGCGGCTGCAGGCGGTCGAGCTCGATCCGGGTGCGGAGCTGACCGTCTACCGCATGGTGCAGGAAGCGCTCACCAACGTCGGCAAGTACGCCCGCGCCAGCCGGGTCAGCGTCGACATGCATGCCGACGCGGGCCGGGTGCGCGTGAGCGTGTGCGACGACGGCGTGGGCTTTGACCCCGAAGCGCTCACGCACGGCACCCACGGGTTGGCCGGCATGCGCCACCGCCTGCTCTCCTGCGGCGGCGAACTGCAGCTCAAGACGCACCCAGGCGCTGGCTGCGAGCTCATCGCACTGATTCCCTCGAGCGCCGCCGCTCCCGCCTGA
- a CDS encoding DUF883 C-terminal domain-containing protein produces MNKLEAAHKTSDATQQTQTASMSAADVVAPLREDLQPGIDGLEQSGRRLASHGKALARDAYEQTTEALQEAHERASHWVGARPWQSMAVAAATGATLAFLLGRRH; encoded by the coding sequence ATGAACAAGTTGGAAGCCGCGCACAAAACCAGCGACGCGACGCAGCAGACACAAACCGCCAGCATGAGCGCCGCCGACGTGGTGGCGCCCCTGCGCGAGGATTTGCAGCCCGGAATTGACGGGCTGGAACAGAGCGGTCGCCGGCTCGCCAGCCACGGCAAGGCCTTGGCCCGCGACGCCTACGAACAGACCACCGAAGCCTTGCAGGAGGCCCATGAGCGCGCCAGCCACTGGGTGGGCGCCCGTCCCTGGCAGTCCATGGCGGTTGCCGCAGCCACCGGAGCCACGCTGGCGTTTCTGCTGGGACGCAGGCACTGA
- a CDS encoding BON domain-containing protein, giving the protein MKAIRTVLLAAMTSMALVATGCSVIRGQETASDYMDDASITAAVKAKMIEDKTVDAGAFNVQTLNGEVALNGFAKSATERARAGQIASAQKGVRAVHNNLVIRPANK; this is encoded by the coding sequence ATGAAAGCAATACGTACCGTTCTTCTCGCGGCCATGACCAGCATGGCCCTGGTGGCCACCGGCTGCTCGGTGATCCGCGGCCAGGAAACCGCCAGCGACTACATGGATGACGCCTCGATCACGGCCGCCGTGAAGGCCAAGATGATCGAGGACAAGACCGTCGATGCCGGCGCATTCAACGTGCAAACCCTCAATGGCGAAGTGGCCTTGAACGGCTTTGCCAAGAGCGCCACCGAGCGCGCCCGCGCTGGCCAGATCGCCAGTGCCCAGAAGGGCGTGCGCGCAGTGCACAACAACCTCGTGATACGTCCGGCAAACAAGTAA
- a CDS encoding CsbD family protein: MNEDTIKGNWKQFKGKVKEQWGKLTDDDLDVIAGRRDQLLGKLQERHGMARDAAEQQVSDWETRNHYVW; encoded by the coding sequence ATGAACGAAGACACCATCAAGGGCAATTGGAAGCAATTCAAGGGCAAGGTCAAGGAGCAGTGGGGCAAGCTCACCGACGACGACCTCGACGTGATCGCAGGCCGGCGCGACCAGTTGCTGGGCAAGCTGCAGGAACGCCATGGCATGGCCCGCGACGCCGCTGAACAGCAGGTGAGCGACTGGGAAACCCGCAACCACTACGTCTGGTAA
- a CDS encoding DUF1328 domain-containing protein has product MLKWAIIFGIVSVIAGVLGFSGLSAGTASIAKTLFYLFVVITIILIVLGFLGVGMVA; this is encoded by the coding sequence ATGCTCAAATGGGCCATCATTTTCGGAATCGTCTCGGTCATTGCCGGGGTGCTGGGCTTCAGCGGCCTGAGTGCCGGCACGGCATCGATCGCCAAGACGCTCTTCTATCTGTTTGTCGTCATCACGATCATTCTGATCGTGCTGGGATTTCTCGGCGTAGGCATGGTTGCCTAG
- a CDS encoding M20/M25/M40 family metallo-hydrolase, translated as MTPFDSTLAGERLAQTWDEDLTQQISDYIEIPAKSPAFAADWQAQGHIDTVVRRACTWVEQQQVAGLALEVVRLPGRTPLIFFEVPAAHTASGQTALMYGHLDKQPEFEGWRSHLGPWTPVIQDEKLYGRGGADDGYAIYASVAAIKELQRQGVAHPRIVGLFETCEESGSYDLLPYVDALRTRLGEVALVVCLDSGAGNYEQLWLTTSLRGMASGTLKVEILTEGVHSGDSSGLVPSSFRIMRQVLDRLEDSRTGRLLPESFHVPVPAERLAQAQAAAAILGDTVISNFPWAHYDCAGASLQALATTSDPVQALLRRTWEPTLSVTGAEGLPALKDAGNVLRPYTAFKLSLRTPPTVDAGACVAEMQRILEDNAPYQARVSFHVDGAANGWNAPAVAPWLASALDEASQAHFGAPCGYIGQGGTIPLMNILSRGFPQAQMMVCGVLGPRSNAHGPNEFLHLPYAKRLTAVVAQVLTRMAAQAPGSPQTLQPQQQEAPGPQ; from the coding sequence ATGACCCCTTTTGACAGCACCCTGGCCGGTGAGCGTCTGGCCCAGACCTGGGACGAAGACCTGACGCAGCAGATCAGCGACTACATCGAGATCCCGGCCAAATCGCCGGCCTTCGCCGCCGACTGGCAGGCCCAGGGCCATATCGACACCGTGGTGCGCCGCGCCTGTACCTGGGTGGAGCAGCAGCAGGTGGCGGGCCTGGCGCTGGAGGTGGTGCGCCTGCCCGGGCGCACGCCGCTGATCTTCTTCGAGGTGCCCGCAGCGCACACCGCCAGCGGCCAGACCGCGCTGATGTACGGCCACCTGGACAAGCAGCCCGAGTTCGAGGGTTGGCGCAGCCACCTGGGGCCGTGGACGCCAGTGATTCAGGACGAAAAGCTCTACGGCCGCGGCGGCGCGGACGACGGCTACGCCATCTACGCCAGCGTCGCTGCCATCAAGGAGCTGCAGCGCCAGGGCGTGGCGCATCCGCGCATCGTCGGTCTGTTCGAGACCTGCGAGGAAAGCGGCTCCTACGACCTGCTGCCCTACGTGGACGCGCTGCGCACGCGCCTGGGCGAAGTGGCGCTGGTGGTCTGCCTGGACTCGGGCGCGGGCAACTACGAGCAACTGTGGCTCACCACCAGCCTGCGCGGCATGGCCAGCGGCACGCTCAAGGTGGAAATCCTCACCGAAGGCGTGCATTCGGGCGATTCCTCGGGCCTCGTGCCCTCGTCGTTTCGCATCATGCGCCAGGTGCTCGATCGGCTGGAAGACTCGCGCACCGGGCGCCTGCTGCCCGAGAGCTTTCATGTACCGGTGCCGGCAGAGCGCCTGGCACAGGCACAGGCAGCGGCCGCCATCCTGGGTGATACGGTGATTTCCAATTTCCCTTGGGCGCATTACGACTGCGCGGGCGCCAGTCTCCAGGCGCTCGCGACCACGAGCGACCCGGTGCAGGCGCTGCTGCGCCGCACCTGGGAGCCGACGCTGTCGGTCACCGGCGCCGAAGGCCTGCCAGCGCTCAAGGACGCGGGCAATGTGCTGCGCCCCTACACGGCATTCAAGCTCAGCCTGCGCACCCCGCCCACGGTGGACGCCGGTGCCTGCGTGGCCGAGATGCAGCGCATCCTGGAAGACAACGCGCCCTACCAGGCGCGCGTGAGCTTCCACGTCGACGGCGCCGCCAATGGCTGGAACGCCCCGGCCGTGGCACCCTGGCTTGCGAGCGCCCTGGACGAAGCCAGCCAGGCACACTTTGGCGCGCCTTGCGGCTACATCGGCCAGGGGGGCACGATTCCGCTGATGAACATCCTGAGCCGCGGCTTTCCGCAGGCGCAGATGATGGTTTGTGGCGTGCTTGGCCCGCGCAGCAATGCCCACGGACCCAACGAATTTCTGCACCTGCCCTACGCCAAGCGCTTGACGGCCGTGGTGGCGCAGGTGCTCACGCGCATGGCCGCGCAGGCGCCGGGTTCTCCGCAGACACTGCAGCCGCAGCAGCAAGAAGCGCCGGGGCCGCAATAG
- a CDS encoding GGDEF domain-containing protein has translation MNLPYRFDTPSMLVMIIVATAAMALAIAVVRPARREGLGLWALALLAHALAYVLLLTHALLPDGLGLVLANASLSLALALLLGAVHAFHARPLPRTPMALPVLVVLLLAAWFAQDYRARILVTCTVWSLQIALVVHALWRPQRPAQSRGAWLLSGALSVQALLLVARGLWFIGHVPPGPGFLQGGDFDALALVCSHAVLVLASLGFILLTKDRADAVNLHLASNDPLTEIPNRRQLQRTLARDIARAVRERQPYALLLVDVDHFKAVNDRFGHAGGDAALRHVAHLLQQPLRQQDLVGRWGGEEFLVLLPATSATGAQLVAEKLRQRIERTPCSHLGQDIALTVSIGRCAEVLEPGDEPGHLVETADKALYAAKRAGRNRVESASLPRMHLLRGAQAAPARRPAGAEPT, from the coding sequence ATGAACCTCCCGTATCGCTTCGACACGCCCTCGATGCTCGTGATGATTATCGTGGCCACGGCGGCCATGGCCCTGGCCATCGCCGTGGTGCGCCCCGCGCGCCGCGAGGGCCTGGGGCTGTGGGCGCTGGCGCTCCTCGCTCATGCGCTGGCCTATGTGCTCTTGCTGACGCACGCGCTGCTGCCTGACGGCCTGGGGCTGGTGCTGGCCAACGCCAGCCTGAGTCTGGCCCTGGCGCTGCTGCTGGGCGCGGTGCATGCCTTTCACGCGCGGCCGCTGCCGCGCACGCCCATGGCCTTGCCGGTGCTGGTCGTGCTGCTGCTGGCGGCGTGGTTTGCGCAGGACTACCGCGCGCGCATCCTCGTGACATGTACCGTCTGGTCGCTGCAGATCGCGCTGGTGGTGCATGCGCTGTGGCGCCCGCAGCGGCCGGCGCAGTCGCGCGGTGCCTGGCTGCTCAGCGGCGCGCTCAGTGTGCAGGCGCTGCTGCTGGTCGCACGCGGCCTGTGGTTCATCGGCCATGTACCGCCGGGCCCGGGCTTTTTGCAGGGCGGCGACTTCGACGCGCTGGCGCTGGTCTGCTCGCACGCGGTACTGGTGCTGGCCTCGCTCGGTTTCATCCTGTTGACCAAGGACAGGGCCGACGCGGTCAACCTGCACCTGGCCAGCAACGACCCCTTGACCGAGATCCCCAACCGGCGCCAGTTGCAGCGCACTCTGGCGCGCGACATCGCCCGCGCGGTGCGCGAGCGCCAGCCCTACGCGCTGCTGCTGGTGGACGTGGACCACTTCAAGGCGGTGAACGACCGCTTCGGCCATGCGGGCGGCGATGCGGCGCTGCGCCACGTGGCGCATTTGCTGCAGCAGCCGCTGCGCCAGCAAGACCTGGTAGGCCGCTGGGGTGGCGAAGAGTTTCTCGTGCTGCTGCCCGCCACCTCGGCCACGGGCGCCCAGCTGGTGGCCGAAAAGCTGCGCCAACGCATTGAGCGCACGCCTTGCAGCCACCTGGGCCAAGACATTGCGCTCACGGTGAGCATAGGCCGCTGCGCCGAGGTGCTGGAACCGGGCGACGAGCCCGGGCATCTGGTAGAAACCGCAGACAAGGCGCTGTACGCCGCCAAACGCGCCGGGCGCAACCGGGTGGAAAGCGCTTCGCTGCCGCGCATGCACTTGCTGCGCGGCGCGCAGGCCGCGCCCGCACGCCGGCCTGCTGGCGCAGAACCCACTTGA
- a CDS encoding GGDEF domain-containing protein: MALLPTLDTPTMMVMVIAGTLSMALAMAFVRTARREGTGFWAWALLLHAATYMLFMLRGQVSDWFSVVLANTVLGGTFALLLAAVTAFHGRAQVRSWLLAPVLLTAALNALFVHDLRLRLLTSSFILSIQIALIVWALWRPQRPGQPRGAMLITLALSTEAAILLLRGLWYLTHPAPAQGLTSNGGAQSITFLSAFVVVLLASLGFILMTRDRAEAINHELANNDLLTGIANRRLLQKTLQRDAQHAMRQREAYAVLMVDIDHFKAINDSRGHLAGDAVLRHVAQLLRTRLRSQDMAGRWGGEEFLLLLPATDAEGATRLAQALRALVQDTPCRYEGRLIPAQISIGVCAATLQPGDRAKWLVDAADKALYRAKERGRNSVEQAPLLRPSAPVPTQG, from the coding sequence ATGGCCCTGCTGCCGACCCTCGACACCCCGACCATGATGGTGATGGTGATTGCCGGCACCCTGAGCATGGCGCTGGCCATGGCCTTCGTGCGCACCGCCCGGCGCGAGGGCACGGGCTTCTGGGCCTGGGCGCTGCTGCTGCACGCCGCCACTTATATGCTTTTCATGCTGCGCGGCCAGGTGTCGGACTGGTTCAGCGTGGTGCTGGCCAATACCGTGCTGGGCGGCACCTTCGCCCTGCTGCTGGCTGCGGTAACCGCGTTTCATGGCCGCGCCCAGGTCCGCAGCTGGCTGCTTGCGCCGGTGCTGCTCACCGCAGCGCTCAACGCCTTGTTCGTGCACGACCTGCGCCTGCGCCTGCTCACCAGCAGTTTCATCCTGAGCATCCAGATTGCGCTCATCGTCTGGGCGTTGTGGCGCCCCCAGCGCCCGGGGCAGCCGCGCGGCGCCATGCTGATCACGCTGGCGCTGTCCACCGAGGCAGCAATCCTGCTGCTGCGCGGGCTCTGGTATCTCACGCACCCGGCGCCGGCGCAGGGCTTGACCAGCAACGGGGGCGCGCAAAGCATCACCTTTTTGTCGGCCTTCGTCGTGGTCTTGCTGGCCTCGCTGGGCTTCATCCTGATGACGCGCGACCGCGCCGAAGCCATCAACCACGAACTGGCCAACAACGACTTGCTCACCGGCATTGCCAACCGGCGCCTGTTGCAGAAGACCCTGCAGCGCGACGCCCAGCATGCGATGCGCCAGCGCGAAGCCTATGCGGTGCTGATGGTCGACATCGACCATTTCAAGGCCATCAACGACAGCCGCGGCCATCTGGCGGGCGACGCCGTCCTGCGCCACGTGGCCCAGTTGCTGCGCACCCGCCTGCGCAGCCAGGACATGGCCGGCCGCTGGGGCGGCGAAGAATTCCTGCTGCTGTTGCCGGCCACCGATGCCGAGGGCGCCACCCGACTGGCGCAGGCGCTGCGCGCGCTGGTGCAAGACACGCCCTGCCGCTACGAGGGCAGGTTGATCCCGGCGCAGATCAGCATCGGCGTGTGCGCCGCGACGCTGCAGCCGGGCGACCGCGCCAAATGGCTGGTGGATGCGGCCGACAAGGCGCTGTACCGCGCCAAGGAGCGCGGGCGCAACAGCGTCGAGCAGGCGCCGCTGCTGCGCCCGAGCGCGCCCGTGCCGACGCAGGGCTGA
- a CDS encoding bile acid:sodium symporter family protein — MQRPAWLPDPFILTLVALIVLASFWPVRGAAAQGAALLTNAAIALLFFLHGAKLSLAAVLQGMAQWRLQGFVLAVGFVAFPLLGWAAQPLLVPLLGADLARGVLYLCVLPSTVQSAIALTSMARGNVSAAVCAAAVSSLVGVFATPALVLLLMGSAVQGLDFGQALARVALQLLLPFVLGQWARRWLGRWVQEHRALLRHVDQSSIYLVIYTAFSKAVVDGLWHQLPAQRLALLLLCCLALLALVLWGCHLATLRLGFAPAERITALFAASQKSLATGVPIAQVLFAGGTMGALLLPLMVYHQVQLMACAALARRFQARPMAATEPGGTP, encoded by the coding sequence ATGCAAAGACCGGCCTGGCTGCCCGATCCCTTCATCCTGACGCTCGTCGCGTTGATCGTCCTGGCCAGCTTCTGGCCGGTGCGCGGCGCGGCAGCGCAGGGCGCGGCACTGCTGACGAATGCGGCGATCGCGCTGCTGTTCTTTCTGCACGGCGCCAAGCTGTCCCTGGCCGCGGTGCTGCAAGGCATGGCGCAGTGGCGCCTGCAGGGCTTCGTGCTGGCCGTGGGTTTCGTTGCCTTCCCGCTGCTGGGCTGGGCTGCGCAGCCGCTGCTTGTACCTCTGCTTGGGGCAGACCTTGCGCGCGGCGTGCTGTATCTGTGCGTGCTGCCGTCCACGGTGCAGTCGGCCATCGCGCTCACTTCGATGGCGCGCGGCAACGTGTCGGCCGCCGTCTGCGCCGCCGCCGTCTCCAGCCTGGTCGGGGTGTTTGCCACGCCTGCGCTGGTGTTGCTGCTCATGGGCTCGGCGGTGCAGGGTTTGGACTTTGGCCAGGCGCTCGCGCGCGTGGCGCTGCAGTTGCTGCTGCCCTTTGTCCTCGGCCAGTGGGCGCGGCGCTGGCTGGGCCGCTGGGTGCAAGAGCACCGCGCCCTGCTGCGCCATGTGGACCAGTCTTCCATCTACCTGGTGATTTACACCGCCTTCAGCAAGGCGGTGGTCGACGGCCTGTGGCACCAGTTGCCCGCGCAGCGCCTGGCGTTGTTGCTGCTTTGTTGTCTGGCGTTGCTGGCGCTGGTGCTCTGGGGCTGCCATCTGGCCACGTTGCGGCTGGGCTTCGCGCCGGCCGAGCGCATCACCGCGCTGTTTGCTGCGTCGCAGAAAAGTCTGGCGACCGGTGTGCCTATTGCCCAGGTGTTGTTCGCCGGTGGCACCATGGGGGCCTTGCTGCTGCCGCTGATGGTTTACCACCAGGTGCAACTGATGGCCTGCGCAGCGCTGGCGCGGCGTTTTCAGGCGCGCCCCATGGCAGCAACCGAACCCGGAGGAACCCCATGA